The genomic stretch TCTTCGAGGTGACCTGGAAGGAGATGCGGGTGGGGAAGTTCGCCTTGATGGTACCGGTGATGACGTCCACCGACGGACGCTGCGTGGCCATGATGACGTGGATGCCGGCGGCACGCGCCATCTGCGCCAGGCGCTGCACGGCACCCTCGATGTCCTTGCCGGCGACCATCATCAGGTCGGCCATCTCGTCGATAATAACCACGATATAGGGCATGGGCTGGAGGTCGAACTCCTCCGTCTCGTACATGGCCTCGCCGGTCTGGCGGTCGAAGCCCGTCTGCACGGTTCGGGTAAGGACCTCGCCCTTGGCCAACGCCTGCTCCACCCGGCTGTTGAAGCCGTCGATGTTGCGCACGCCGATCTTCGACATCTTCTTGTAGCGCTCTTCCATCTCGCGGACGGTCCATTTGAGCGCCACCACAGCCTTCTTCGGATCGGTCACGACAGGCGACAGGAGATGCGGAATACCGTCGTAGACCGAGAGTTCGAGCATCTTCGGGTCGATCATGATCAGGCGGCACTTCTCCGGCGTATAGCGGTAGAGCAGCGACAGGATCATCGTGTTGATGGCTACCGACTTACCGGAACCGGTTGTACCTGCGACGAGCAGATGCGGCATCTTGGCAAGATCCGCCACCACCGGCTCGCCGCCGATCGTCTTGCCGAGCGCCATGGCGAGTTTCGCCTTGCTGGATTCAAAATCTTTGGACCCGATCATTTCCCGCAGGTAGACGGTCTCGCGGGTGCGGTTCGGCAGTTCGATACCGATTGCATTGCGGCCCGGCACGACGGCGACGCGCGCGGCGATCGCGCTCATTGACCGGGCAATGTCGTCCGCAAGGCCTATCACGCGCGAAGACTTGATGCCCGGCGCCGGCTCAAGTTCGTAAAGCGTGACGACCGGGCCGGGACGGACGTGAATGATCTCGCCCTTGACGCCGAAATCCTCCAGCACGCCTTCGAGCATACGGGCATTCTGTTCGAGCGCATCGGCGGAGAGCGTCGCATCCCGTGCAACCGCCTTCGGTTCGGCAAGGAGGTGCACCGAAGGAAGCTGGAAGCCATCCGGGTCGATGAATGACGCCTGTGCTTCACGGGCAACGCGGGGACTGGGTTTCGGAGGTGCCGGCGGTGCGGCCACCCGCGGCTGAACGCGCGCGCCCGGAGCGGATGGCCGGCTCGTCGCGCTGAACGGCACGTCATCGTCGTCAGCAAGGATGCCGGCCGGCCGGACGAGAGGCTCATCATCGAAATCATCGTCGTCATGAGCCATGGGCGGTGTCACGATCGACCGACGGGCGGCACCATCCAGAGAGGGCTCAATACGAGCGACTCCGGGCGCCTGGACCTTCGCGCGAACCGGCTCGTTCAGCGTCCCGAATTCGTCCTCATTGAAATCATACGGCTGGTCAAAATTCGGGCTCGCATGCCTGATGCCTAAGAGACGCCGGAAGCGCGCCTGGGCGATATACCAGTAATGCGCAAGGGCACCGAGTGCCAGGAAGCCAACAAAACCGCCTTCGTCCTCTTCATCGTCATCATCCGCCTGCGGACGCGCACGCGAGCTTGATGAGGCGGCAGGAGCATAAATCTCGTCTTCCGCCTCGAAGGCCTCGCCCACAAGGCCCGACGCAAACAGCAGCAACCAGACGGCTGGCACGGCGAAGACGACACCCAGAGCGGTTGCCAGGACGCCGGTAGGATACGCTCCGACAAACAGGGCCGGGAAGCGAAGGATCATGTCGCCGATCACGCCGCCGATACCGTTCGGGATGGGCCACGTCAGCGGGGCGGGAAAGCAGCCGAGCGAAGCGGCGGCCAGCAGGGTGCCGCCGCCCCAGGCCGCAAGCCTTGCGGGAATGCGGTTGAACTCGCGCCCGGAGATCAGAGCAAGCGCAAAGGCCAGAACCGGCAGGAGCGCGACAAGGCTCGACAGGCCTAGGAACTGCATCATCAGGTCGGCGAAAGCGGCACCGCCATGGCCGAGGAGGTTCGTCGGCTCGTTGTCGGTGGCATAGGAGAAGCTGGGATCGGCAACGTTCCAGGTGGAAAGCGCTGCGATCGCCAGCGCAAGACCGAGGAAGATCGCGAAGCCCGCCAGGGCCATCGCCTGTCGTATCACGAAGGCCAGCAGCATTGCCCGGGTCGTCCCGCTTCCCATCGCCGCTGATGTACTTCTGCCCATTACGATTCCGCCGTGCCAACACTCGTGGAAGATTGCGGTCGCATGAGGTCACACGCCGCCACATTGGGTCGCAAGGTAGCCCGGCGGTGGTTAATGCGTCTTTAACCACGATCGCAAGACCGGGGAGGCTGCGACAGGCGTGGAAATAAAAAGGCCCGGACCGAGGTCCGGGCAAGCGCGACAACCGGAGGCGGCCGCGACGGGAGGTTCTGCGGCGATCCTGAAGATCGCCGCAAGCTCTTGTGATCAGGAGTGGTAGGCAGCTTCACCGTGGGAGGCGAGATCAAGCCCCTCGCGCTCCGCTTCGACAGTGACCCGCAGTCCAATGATCAGGTCGACGATCTTGTAGAGGATGACCGAGCCGATACCGCACCAGACGATGGTGATGACGACGGCGGTCAGCTGAGTCATGAACTGGCCACCCATGGTGACGCCTTCCGCATAGCCAATGCCGCCGAGCGACGAGGAGGCGAAAATCCCGGTTGCCAGAGCGCCGAAGAAGCCCCCGACACCGTGGACGCCGAAGACATCCGCCGTGTCGTCATAGCCGAACTTGTTCTTGATCACGGCGATGAAGAAGTAGCAGATCGGCGAGACGAGGATCCCCATGACGATGGCACCCATCGGTCCGGCAATGCCGGCCGCCGGGGTGATGGCGACGAGACCGGCGATCATGCCGGAGGCGGCACCGAGCATGGACGCCTTGCCCCGCGCAAAGGTTTCGACGACACACCAGGACAGGATGGCTGCGGCCGTGGCGACGAAGGTGTTGACGGTTGCCAGCATGGCGCCGCCGGAGGCTTCCAGGTTGGAGCCTGCGTTGAAGCCGAACCAGCCGATCCAGAGCATGGCCGCACCGACAAGCGTCAGCGTCATCGAATGCGGGGCCATCATGTCCTTGCCGAAGCCGATGCGCTTGCCGACCATGATTGCTCCGATGAGACCCGCGACGCCAGCGTTGATGTGAACGACCGTGCCGCCTGCGAAGTCGAGCGCGCCCATGCCGAAGAGAAGACCATTGGCATCCCAGACCATATGCGCGACCGGGAAATAGACGAAGGTCACCCACAGGACGCAGAAGAGGATCGCTGCCGAGAACTTGATACGTTCTGCAAAGGCCCCGACGATCAGCGCCGGCGTCAATGCCGCGAAGGTCATCTGGAACAGCATGAAGATGAATTCCGGGATGACTGCGTCAGAGAAGGTCGCCGCCGTGGAATCCATGGTGACGCCCGACAGGAACATCTTCGCCGTGCCGCCGAAGAAGGCGTTTTCCGATCCGCCGAAGGCGAAGGAATAGCCGTAGAGCACCCAGACGATCATCATGCAGGCGCCGACGACCGTGCACTGCATGAGGACGGACAGCATGTTCTTCGCCCGCACGAGACCGCCGTAGAACAGGCCGATCCCGGGCATCAGCATGAAGAGCACGAGAAGCGTGCAGATGAACATGAACGCGGTGTCGCCCTTGTCCGGGACCGGAGCCGCGGCCGCAGCCTCGGCAGCGGGTGCAGCCGCCTCCTGGGCAAAGGCGACAACCGGCGCCATCAAGGCTGCAGACGCAGCCCCCAGGCGGCCGAGCGAGGTGGTAAATCTGGAAAATTGCATTGTAAGCTCCCCAATCAGCCGTTCGTTAAAGCGCTTCTGTGCTGGTTTCGCCGGTCCGGATGCGCACGGCCTGTTCAATCGAATAGACAAAGATCTTGCCGTCGCCGATCTGGCCGGTCTTGGCAGCCGAAGCGATGGCGTCCACGGCCTTGTCGACAAGATCCGAGGGGACGGCGACTTCGATCTTCAGCTTCGGCAGGAAGCTCACGGCGTATTCGGTACCGCGATAGATCTCTGTGTGTCCCTTCTGGCGGCCGTAACCTTTGACTTCGGTAACGGTCAGGCCCTGGATACCGACGGCTGTGAGAGCTTCGCGCACCTCGTCCAGCTTGAACGGCTTGATAATGGCCATCACGATTTTCATCTGGCTTTCCCATCCTCTGTTAGTCCGGCCGAAGCCGAATTCCCTCATCGCCGGCGGATCAAGCCGAGGCGACTGACAGAGGAGATACAAGGGTCATGCCAGATGAAGGTAATGGGCTATAAGCCTATGATTTCATTACTGTATAAATGAAGCGTCCATTACGAAGGCATCAAGATCGAAGCGATAAGCACAAAAAATAGCCACAAGAGAAAAGGTGCCGGTTATCTATTCATCTGCACGTTTGCGAATCAGGCCTTCCTGCGCGACCGAGGCCACCAGCACGCCTGAGCGGGTATAGAGGCCACCACGCGTCATGCCACGGGCACCCGAGGAACTGGGGCTATCCTGGGTGTAGAGCAGCCAGTCGTCCATCGCGCAGGGCCTGTGGAACCACATGGCATGGTCAAGGCTCGCCACCTGCAGCTTCGGATTGAAGATGGATGTTCCATGCGGATAGAGCGATGTGTCGAGAAGCGTCATGTCGGAGAGGTAGGCGAGGATGGAGGCCTGGTAGTGGCGGTCGGCAGGTACCGCACCGACCGCGCGCACCCAGATGTCCTGTCGAGGCTCGAGCTTGTCCTTCGTGAGGTAATGCACGAGCGAGACGGGACGTATCTCGATCGGCCGGTCCTGGCTCCAGTACTTCCGGACAACCTCAGGCGCCTGGGCGAGGAACAGCTCCTTGAACTCCTTTTCGCCCATCAGCTTCTCGGGCGGCGTGACCGGCGGCATCGGCACCTGGTGATCGAGACCACCCTCCTCCACCTGGAAGGAGGCCGACATGGAGAAGATCGGATGCCCATGCTGGATCGCGACGATCCACCGGGTCGCGAAGCTCGAACCGTCACGGATCCGGTCCACCTGGTAGACGATCGGGACGGACGGGTCGCCGGGCCGGATGAAATACGCATGCAGCGAATGGACGAACCGGTCATCGGCGACCGTTCGTTGCGCGGCCATCAGCGCCTGTGCGATCACCTGCCCGCCGAAGACGCGCTGCCAGCCAACCTGCGGACTGCTGCC from Pseudorhizobium banfieldiae encodes the following:
- the tesB gene encoding acyl-CoA thioesterase II, with translation MSRPPESQAAMDQLLATLDLEKLEENLFRGSSPQVGWQRVFGGQVIAQALMAAQRTVADDRFVHSLHAYFIRPGDPSVPIVYQVDRIRDGSSFATRWIVAIQHGHPIFSMSASFQVEEGGLDHQVPMPPVTPPEKLMGEKEFKELFLAQAPEVVRKYWSQDRPIEIRPVSLVHYLTKDKLEPRQDIWVRAVGAVPADRHYQASILAYLSDMTLLDTSLYPHGTSIFNPKLQVASLDHAMWFHRPCAMDDWLLYTQDSPSSSGARGMTRGGLYTRSGVLVASVAQEGLIRKRADE
- a CDS encoding FtsK/SpoIIIE family DNA translocase — protein: MGRSTSAAMGSGTTRAMLLAFVIRQAMALAGFAIFLGLALAIAALSTWNVADPSFSYATDNEPTNLLGHGGAAFADLMMQFLGLSSLVALLPVLAFALALISGREFNRIPARLAAWGGGTLLAAASLGCFPAPLTWPIPNGIGGVIGDMILRFPALFVGAYPTGVLATALGVVFAVPAVWLLLFASGLVGEAFEAEDEIYAPAASSSSRARPQADDDDEEDEGGFVGFLALGALAHYWYIAQARFRRLLGIRHASPNFDQPYDFNEDEFGTLNEPVRAKVQAPGVARIEPSLDGAARRSIVTPPMAHDDDDFDDEPLVRPAGILADDDDVPFSATSRPSAPGARVQPRVAAPPAPPKPSPRVAREAQASFIDPDGFQLPSVHLLAEPKAVARDATLSADALEQNARMLEGVLEDFGVKGEIIHVRPGPVVTLYELEPAPGIKSSRVIGLADDIARSMSAIAARVAVVPGRNAIGIELPNRTRETVYLREMIGSKDFESSKAKLAMALGKTIGGEPVVADLAKMPHLLVAGTTGSGKSVAINTMILSLLYRYTPEKCRLIMIDPKMLELSVYDGIPHLLSPVVTDPKKAVVALKWTVREMEERYKKMSKIGVRNIDGFNSRVEQALAKGEVLTRTVQTGFDRQTGEAMYETEEFDLQPMPYIVVIIDEMADLMMVAGKDIEGAVQRLAQMARAAGIHVIMATQRPSVDVITGTIKANFPTRISFQVTSKIDSRTILGEQGAEQLLGMGDMLYMAGGGRIQRVHGPFVSDTEVEEIVAYLKTQGAPQYLEAITADEDEEMDGMGPTGTGNLSESDDPYDQAVAIVLRDGKASTSYIQRRLGIGYNRAASLIERMEQEGLIGPANHAGKREILVPTEGDILER
- a CDS encoding ammonium transporter — its product is MQFSRFTTSLGRLGAASAALMAPVVAFAQEAAAPAAEAAAAAPVPDKGDTAFMFICTLLVLFMLMPGIGLFYGGLVRAKNMLSVLMQCTVVGACMMIVWVLYGYSFAFGGSENAFFGGTAKMFLSGVTMDSTAATFSDAVIPEFIFMLFQMTFAALTPALIVGAFAERIKFSAAILFCVLWVTFVYFPVAHMVWDANGLLFGMGALDFAGGTVVHINAGVAGLIGAIMVGKRIGFGKDMMAPHSMTLTLVGAAMLWIGWFGFNAGSNLEASGGAMLATVNTFVATAAAILSWCVVETFARGKASMLGAASGMIAGLVAITPAAGIAGPMGAIVMGILVSPICYFFIAVIKNKFGYDDTADVFGVHGVGGFFGALATGIFASSSLGGIGYAEGVTMGGQFMTQLTAVVITIVWCGIGSVILYKIVDLIIGLRVTVEAEREGLDLASHGEAAYHS
- a CDS encoding P-II family nitrogen regulator; protein product: MKIVMAIIKPFKLDEVREALTAVGIQGLTVTEVKGYGRQKGHTEIYRGTEYAVSFLPKLKIEVAVPSDLVDKAVDAIASAAKTGQIGDGKIFVYSIEQAVRIRTGETSTEAL